A stretch of Methanocalculus natronophilus DNA encodes these proteins:
- the neuB gene encoding N-acetylneuraminate synthase produces the protein MMQPIHIAHKTISVDHPCFIIAEAGVNHNGDINLAKRLIDAAVDAGADAVKFQTFRADAIVTFTAEKAAYQKQTTGSEASQYEMIKQLELTYQEFQELYDYAGSKGIIFLSTPFDEESVDFLVRLGIPAFKIPSGEITNVLLLKKIAEKKKPIILSTGMATLGEVEEAVNYLRQHGAQELMLLHCTTSYPAPIHSVNLRAMETMGCAFKVPVGYSDHTEGITIPIAAATMGAKVIEKHFTLDRSLPGPDHRASLEPDELKAMVQAIRDVERAFGDGVKCPCEEEMAIKKVARRSIVAKRDIAVGALIQSEDLAIKRPGTGIEPKYIDLLIGKKAKIAIPRDHVITWDMVE, from the coding sequence ATGATGCAACCAATCCACATCGCCCATAAAACCATAAGTGTAGATCACCCCTGCTTCATCATCGCCGAGGCCGGTGTCAACCACAACGGCGATATCAACCTCGCAAAACGGCTCATTGATGCAGCAGTGGATGCGGGAGCCGATGCTGTCAAGTTCCAGACATTCAGGGCAGATGCCATTGTCACCTTCACTGCCGAGAAGGCAGCATATCAGAAACAAACAACAGGATCTGAAGCATCACAGTATGAGATGATCAAGCAGCTTGAACTCACCTATCAAGAGTTTCAGGAGCTGTATGATTATGCCGGGAGCAAGGGCATCATCTTCCTCTCCACTCCGTTTGATGAAGAGAGTGTTGACTTCCTTGTTCGGCTTGGAATTCCGGCATTCAAAATACCTTCAGGTGAGATCACCAATGTCCTCCTCCTGAAGAAGATTGCAGAAAAAAAGAAGCCTATTATCCTCTCCACAGGAATGGCAACCCTCGGCGAGGTGGAGGAGGCAGTTAACTATCTTCGGCAGCATGGTGCTCAGGAGCTTATGCTTCTTCACTGCACAACCAGCTATCCCGCTCCTATCCATTCGGTGAACTTGCGGGCAATGGAGACGATGGGCTGTGCATTCAAGGTGCCTGTTGGGTATTCGGATCATACGGAAGGAATCACCATCCCGATTGCTGCTGCCACCATGGGGGCAAAAGTAATTGAAAAACATTTTACATTGGATCGCTCGCTCCCAGGGCCGGATCACCGGGCATCTCTTGAGCCGGATGAACTGAAGGCAATGGTTCAGGCAATACGGGATGTGGAGCGTGCATTTGGGGATGGCGTGAAGTGTCCGTGTGAAGAGGAGATGGCAATAAAGAAGGTTGCCCGGCGTAGTATTGTGGCGAAAAGAGACATCGCTGTTGGGGCATTAATTCAATCTGAAGACCTGGCAATAAAACGACCTGGGACCGGAATAGAACCGAAATATATAGATCTATTGATTGGTAAAAAGGCAAAGATAGCGATTCCAAGAGATCATGTCATTACATGGGATATGGTGGAATGA
- a CDS encoding UDP-N-acetylglucosamine 4,6-dehydratase family protein, whose product MDIADFYKGKTVLVTGGVGSIGSYLVWELLKYEPMSVRVLDNNETGLFDLEQALQSDRIRLLVGDIRDKERLTVAMEGVDIVFHAAALKHVPLCEFNPYDAVKTNVIGTQNVLDAAYDQGVKKVITISTDKAVNPSNVMGATKLLAERLTISANMYRGHKRSSFSCVRFGNVLNSRGSVIPLFTQQIQKGGPITVTHPEMRRFFMDIPSATGLILKAGMLSTGNEIFILKMPAARIMDLAEVMRDLLAPEYGFKPEEIAIEIIGMRVGEKIDEELLISDETSCVYDNEDMIVVIPKQQPFARGYSPQDHVHDGFHLVTMDSYSSKDAQLLTREEIINLLNKIGMEA is encoded by the coding sequence ATGGATATTGCAGATTTCTATAAGGGAAAGACGGTCCTTGTCACCGGCGGGGTTGGGTCGATTGGTAGTTATCTGGTTTGGGAACTCCTCAAGTACGAGCCTATGAGTGTCCGGGTCCTCGATAATAACGAGACCGGGCTTTTCGATCTTGAACAGGCTCTCCAATCAGATCGAATTCGCCTGCTTGTTGGGGATATACGCGATAAAGAGCGGCTTACTGTCGCAATGGAAGGTGTTGATATCGTCTTCCATGCGGCAGCTCTCAAGCACGTTCCTCTCTGTGAGTTCAATCCGTATGATGCGGTGAAGACAAATGTCATTGGTACCCAGAATGTACTTGACGCTGCGTACGATCAGGGTGTTAAAAAAGTCATCACCATCAGCACTGATAAAGCAGTGAATCCTTCAAATGTGATGGGGGCGACAAAACTTCTTGCCGAGCGGCTTACCATCTCTGCAAATATGTACCGTGGGCATAAGCGATCGTCTTTTTCCTGTGTCCGTTTTGGCAACGTCCTCAATTCACGGGGATCGGTTATACCACTCTTTACACAGCAGATTCAAAAGGGAGGACCGATAACCGTCACTCATCCGGAGATGAGACGATTCTTCATGGATATTCCATCTGCCACAGGACTTATCCTCAAAGCGGGGATGCTGTCTACCGGAAATGAAATCTTCATCCTGAAAATGCCTGCAGCCCGTATTATGGATCTTGCAGAGGTTATGCGGGATCTCCTTGCTCCAGAATATGGCTTTAAGCCGGAAGAGATTGCTATCGAGATCATTGGTATGAGGGTTGGTGAAAAGATCGATGAAGAACTCCTGATAAGTGATGAAACAAGTTGTGTATATGATAATGAGGATATGATTGTCGTGATCCCAAAACAGCAACCCTTCGCTAGGGGGTATTCACCTCAGGACCATGTGCATGATGGCTTTCATCTTGTGACAATGGATTCGTATTCTTCAAAGGATGCGCAGTTGTTGACGAGAGAGGAGATCATTAATCTACTCAATAAGATTGGTATGGAGGCATGA
- a CDS encoding peptidoglycan bridge formation glycyltransferase FemA/FemB family protein produces MEIITEKDEWNRVLTRFSNFNDVYFHYEYFKLFANHYNAKPEGLVWEDQHVCIFWSHLIRGIPNTLNDTHNYFDLITPYGYGGPLIHYKNDDISKRTKSLQLFMRDYYHFAKENNYISEFIRFHPVLKNWETFSEGFENHISLHYNNDTVLIDLRNDLDKIWQGIRKGHKYNIKKTKRENCEVKISENPLESDIDEFISLYYDTMKNNCASDKYFFAPSFIKDHFSSLFSVLVEVNCSEQLMGASMFIAGNSIVNYHLSGSKKNIKGVYPSETIIWNAIKWAKNNDFTYLHLGGGFGESDSLFNFKKGFSNTITPYYTGRIIFDDAKYREFSQFCTFNNAENTFFPAYRYGQSHTII; encoded by the coding sequence ATGGAAATAATAACTGAGAAAGATGAATGGAATCGGGTGCTAACACGATTTTCAAATTTCAATGATGTTTATTTTCATTATGAGTATTTTAAATTATTCGCTAATCATTATAATGCAAAACCTGAAGGACTAGTATGGGAAGATCAGCACGTATGCATATTCTGGTCACATCTTATAAGAGGGATTCCGAACACATTAAATGATACGCATAATTATTTTGATCTTATAACTCCTTATGGATACGGAGGTCCCCTAATCCATTATAAAAACGATGATATTTCAAAAAGAACGAAATCATTGCAATTATTTATGAGGGATTATTATCACTTCGCCAAAGAGAATAATTATATTTCTGAATTTATTCGTTTTCATCCGGTCTTAAAGAACTGGGAAACCTTTTCTGAGGGTTTCGAGAATCACATATCATTGCATTATAACAATGATACAGTACTTATTGACCTTAGAAACGATCTTGATAAAATTTGGCAGGGAATACGTAAAGGGCATAAGTACAACATAAAGAAAACGAAAAGAGAAAATTGTGAAGTGAAAATATCTGAAAATCCTCTAGAAAGCGATATTGATGAATTCATTTCTTTATATTATGATACAATGAAAAATAATTGTGCATCCGATAAATATTTTTTTGCTCCATCTTTCATTAAAGATCACTTTTCATCTCTCTTTTCAGTATTAGTTGAAGTAAATTGTTCTGAACAACTAATGGGTGCTAGTATGTTTATTGCTGGAAACTCCATTGTTAATTATCATCTTTCAGGATCGAAAAAAAATATAAAAGGTGTTTATCCTTCTGAAACAATCATATGGAATGCCATAAAGTGGGCAAAAAATAACGATTTTACATATTTACATCTAGGGGGTGGATTTGGAGAGAGTGACTCATTATTTAATTTTAAGAAAGGTTTTTCAAATACAATCACACCCTACTACACTGGTAGAATTATTTTCGACGATGCAAAATACCGGGAATTTTCACAGTTTTGCACTTTTAATAATGCTGAAAATACATTCTTTCCTGCTTACAGATATGGACAAAGTCATACAATTATTTAG
- a CDS encoding N-acetylneuraminate synthase family protein produces MIHTARDAGCRDLILLKCTSTYPATPENSNILTIPHMRELFNCEVGLSDHTLGIGAAVAAVAHGATVIEKHFTLSRADGGVDSAFSMEPAELKMLVEETERAWQSLGGVVYGPTEAEKKSLMFRRSLYVAEDMKAGDIFTRENLRCVRPGLGLAPKYYEVLLGKRANRDVRKGKGVEWGMVG; encoded by the coding sequence ATGATCCACACCGCTCGCGATGCCGGATGCCGGGATCTGATCCTTCTCAAGTGCACAAGCACCTACCCGGCCACCCCTGAGAACAGCAACATCCTCACCATCCCGCATATGCGCGAGCTCTTCAACTGTGAGGTCGGCCTCTCGGATCACACGCTTGGGATCGGCGCAGCGGTGGCGGCGGTCGCCCACGGCGCAACGGTGATCGAGAAGCATTTCACGCTCAGCCGCGCTGACGGCGGGGTGGACAGCGCCTTCTCGATGGAGCCAGCTGAGCTGAAAATGCTGGTAGAGGAGACAGAGCGCGCCTGGCAGTCGCTTGGCGGGGTCGTGTACGGGCCGACTGAGGCAGAGAAGAAATCCCTGATGTTCCGCCGGTCGCTGTATGTTGCCGAGGATATGAAGGCTGGGGATATCTTCACGCGGGAGAACCTGCGGTGCGTCCGGCCGGGGCTGGGGCTTGCGCCAAAGTATTATGAGGTTTTATTGGGGAAGCGGGCTAATAGGGATGTGAGGAAGGGTAAGGGTGTTGAGTGGGGGATGGTTGGATGA
- a CDS encoding GNAT family N-acetyltransferase: MQHDVKQISLRKAKIDDFDFFYSIKSEKSNIYWTGHDKKPDAFSLKIWFEGQINSEKRLIYIIYLNDVKVGYSYLDIITDSIIETEGLEKILESPKTLIDNSYINKKDKVIIEISIGISEVYQNQGLGNFAIETLLKLIKNEYKFFKIICWILENNVTSQKIFKKNSFYPTIDVRNQYIPCDDKTYQMRKYIYDV; the protein is encoded by the coding sequence ATGCAACATGATGTTAAACAGATTTCTCTTAGAAAAGCAAAAATCGATGATTTTGATTTTTTCTATTCAATAAAGTCCGAAAAATCAAATATATATTGGACAGGTCACGATAAAAAACCAGACGCCTTTTCTTTGAAAATATGGTTTGAAGGGCAAATAAATAGTGAAAAAAGATTAATATATATTATTTATTTGAATGACGTGAAGGTAGGTTATTCATATTTAGATATCATAACAGATAGTATAATTGAAACGGAAGGATTGGAAAAAATTCTGGAATCACCAAAGACATTAATTGATAATTCTTACATCAATAAAAAAGATAAGGTAATTATAGAGATATCTATTGGGATCAGTGAGGTTTATCAAAATCAGGGATTAGGTAATTTTGCAATTGAAACTTTGTTGAAATTGATAAAAAATGAATATAAATTTTTTAAAATAATTTGTTGGATTCTAGAAAATAATGTTACATCACAGAAAATATTTAAAAAAAACAGTTTTTATCCAACAATTGATGTAAGAAATCAATATATTCCGTGTGATGATAAAACTTACCAAATGAGAAAATATATTTACGATGTGTGA
- a CDS encoding glycosyltransferase family 4 protein, with translation MKILIINSHPSDALGGSEMQCDLIARGLTERGNEVIYGAVGRKRKESYTGLPYRVVSLAIERRGALTKVLQEENPDVIYWRFNKHYLLQAVKESKRAGVSFVFAVSHVNDVTKYAYKPIMVRSRMDKALSYFLILVQMIHSGWNYRAFQYVTAVTTLNSQYLGRLPVKKQRVVWNSVPLSEDPFNWEKKYCVWIANIKPSKRPEAYIKLASILKERCPELDFLMIGAIQNKFYNSIIQEAEEHNNFYYLGFQSPEFVNGVLAKAECMLHTCEPEGFGNNFIQAWIQGCPTITLEFDPDGLIQTEHLGFVSGTIEQMANDVETLLKDEKLGDEIGNRAQAFAHANFTPDRMVDEIEAFLEEVVHEYRRS, from the coding sequence ATGAAAATTCTTATCATAAATTCCCATCCCTCCGATGCCCTCGGTGGCAGCGAAATGCAGTGCGACCTTATCGCACGCGGGCTTACAGAGCGGGGGAATGAAGTCATCTACGGGGCTGTGGGCCGCAAACGAAAGGAGAGTTATACAGGATTGCCGTATCGTGTGGTGTCACTTGCAATTGAGCGTCGTGGGGCGTTAACAAAGGTGTTGCAGGAGGAGAATCCGGATGTGATCTATTGGAGGTTTAATAAGCATTATCTTCTCCAGGCTGTGAAGGAGAGTAAACGGGCAGGCGTGTCGTTTGTCTTTGCAGTTTCACATGTGAATGATGTTACAAAGTATGCTTATAAACCAATAATGGTTCGTTCAAGAATGGATAAAGCATTATCTTACTTTCTTATCTTGGTGCAGATGATTCATTCTGGATGGAATTATAGGGCTTTTCAATATGTCACAGCAGTGACCACACTCAATAGCCAATATTTAGGAAGACTTCCGGTTAAAAAACAACGCGTCGTATGGAATAGTGTACCGCTAAGCGAAGATCCATTCAATTGGGAAAAAAAATATTGTGTGTGGATTGCAAATATCAAACCTAGTAAACGACCAGAAGCATATATTAAACTCGCTTCGATCTTAAAGGAAAGGTGCCCTGAACTAGATTTCTTAATGATTGGTGCTATACAGAACAAATTCTATAATTCAATCATTCAGGAAGCTGAAGAACACAATAATTTTTACTATCTTGGTTTTCAATCACCTGAATTTGTTAATGGCGTTTTAGCCAAGGCAGAATGTATGCTACATACATGTGAGCCCGAAGGTTTTGGGAATAATTTTATTCAAGCCTGGATACAGGGTTGCCCGACCATTACATTAGAATTTGATCCTGATGGTCTTATCCAAACTGAACATTTGGGTTTCGTATCCGGTACTATAGAACAGATGGCTAATGATGTTGAGACGTTATTGAAAGATGAAAAGCTAGGTGATGAGATCGGCAATCGGGCACAAGCCTTTGCGCATGCCAACTTCACACCTGATAGAATGGTTGACGAAATTGAAGCTTTTCTGGAAGAGGTGGTGCATGAATACCGGCGCAGTTAA
- a CDS encoding N-acetylneuraminate synthase family protein: protein MIPYIIAETAYNHEGNFNYLLKMTEEIGALGVQAIKYHLLLDTSSYMVENHPLSKTIKSWMFSKEQWMEAFRIAHARGLDIVALCDDRESLEFIITTFPDIFAVELHAVSLNDYHMLKEAAQFPGKVILGIGGSTLDEIHYAVEFLRNKGKEDILLMYGFQSYPTNYAEINLKKMLKIKDFFNLPVGYADHTAYDDSNNVLISCMGAMMGIPILEKHYTPDYGVERIDYHAAVGKDQMKEIKELMELALLVVGDGSPGMSSAEKKYGNTGPMKKAIVAAHDIQKGTILDADDLIFKRTETESPIKQLDFSKFIGLKASRALKKDDSITFSDIEYNFKTGSAEDYTNIKR, encoded by the coding sequence ATGATCCCCTACATCATCGCAGAAACTGCATACAACCATGAAGGTAATTTCAATTACCTTCTGAAGATGACAGAAGAGATCGGAGCACTCGGCGTCCAGGCAATCAAATATCACCTTCTTCTTGATACGTCATCCTATATGGTCGAAAACCATCCTCTTTCAAAAACAATTAAAAGCTGGATGTTTTCAAAAGAACAATGGATGGAGGCTTTCCGGATTGCTCATGCGCGAGGTCTGGATATCGTTGCTCTTTGCGATGATAGAGAGAGTCTTGAGTTTATTATTACAACATTTCCAGATATCTTCGCTGTCGAATTGCATGCTGTAAGTTTAAATGACTATCACATGCTCAAAGAAGCAGCACAGTTCCCCGGTAAGGTTATTCTTGGTATTGGCGGTTCAACATTAGATGAAATTCATTATGCTGTAGAATTTTTGAGAAATAAAGGAAAAGAGGATATTCTTCTGATGTATGGGTTTCAGAGTTATCCCACGAACTATGCCGAGATTAACCTGAAAAAGATGCTCAAAATAAAGGACTTCTTTAACCTACCGGTAGGATATGCCGATCACACAGCCTATGATGATTCAAATAATGTTCTCATCAGTTGCATGGGTGCCATGATGGGTATCCCAATCCTTGAAAAACATTATACTCCGGATTATGGGGTGGAAAGAATTGATTATCATGCAGCTGTTGGAAAGGATCAGATGAAAGAGATAAAAGAGTTGATGGAACTCGCGCTACTAGTTGTTGGAGATGGATCCCCCGGAATGAGCTCTGCTGAGAAAAAGTATGGAAACACCGGTCCCATGAAAAAAGCAATCGTAGCAGCACATGATATCCAAAAAGGAACAATCCTCGATGCAGACGATTTAATCTTCAAAAGGACAGAAACGGAAAGTCCAATAAAGCAATTGGACTTTTCAAAGTTTATTGGTCTGAAAGCAAGTCGAGCTTTGAAAAAAGATGATAGTATTACATTCAGTGATATTGAATATAATTTCAAAACAGGTAGTGCAGAGGATTATACAAATATTAAAAGGTAA
- the neuC gene encoding UDP-N-acetylglucosamine 2-epimerase — MKKKIVYVSGSRSDYSLIKRTLLHLNQLTELTIVATCMHLSDQFGNTLREIQTDGFTIRKVDMLFDNNSLGSMAKSLGIGLYGITQILEEIKPDLVFIEGDRGESLAGAISATHLNIPIVHHGGGDLSGSIDDKIRSAITVLSDFHLTGNQESYLRLINSGIVEETIAMVGEPGLDDIILREYTPEDEIDAKFCLLSGQPLILLMHHPDTKEILDVETQMRIILDAINELEISTIAVYSNADSGGRIINSVLEKKAKELPFFQVFPHLERRDFLGLLDKCTIMLGNSSAGIVELPSFKKPFVCIGSRQNNRLRAGNTLNVNCDIDEIIDAVHFAMHDSSFIEKIKHIQNPYGDGCASEKIVSHIMRTLESIDGNNN, encoded by the coding sequence ATGAAGAAAAAAATTGTTTATGTATCTGGTTCAAGATCAGATTATTCTCTCATCAAACGAACTCTGTTACATTTGAATCAATTAACAGAACTTACTATCGTGGCAACATGTATGCACCTTAGTGATCAATTTGGTAATACGTTAAGAGAGATACAAACTGATGGATTTACTATTAGAAAAGTTGATATGTTATTTGACAATAACAGTCTTGGATCGATGGCTAAATCTCTTGGGATTGGACTGTATGGAATAACCCAAATTCTAGAGGAGATTAAACCAGATCTCGTTTTTATTGAAGGAGACAGAGGTGAAAGTCTTGCTGGTGCTATCTCTGCCACGCATTTAAATATACCTATTGTCCACCATGGGGGTGGCGATCTTTCAGGTTCCATAGATGACAAAATTCGATCTGCAATAACCGTTTTATCTGATTTTCACCTGACTGGAAATCAGGAGAGTTATCTAAGACTCATTAATTCAGGAATTGTGGAAGAAACAATTGCTATGGTGGGGGAACCGGGTCTTGACGATATTATATTACGAGAGTATACACCCGAAGATGAAATCGATGCAAAGTTTTGTCTTTTATCTGGACAACCATTAATATTGTTGATGCATCATCCAGACACTAAAGAAATTTTGGATGTTGAAACACAAATGAGAATAATTTTGGATGCAATTAATGAATTAGAAATATCTACTATTGCAGTTTATTCGAATGCTGATTCTGGAGGAAGAATAATTAATTCAGTCCTTGAAAAAAAAGCTAAAGAATTACCATTCTTTCAAGTCTTCCCACACCTTGAAAGGCGGGATTTTCTTGGGTTATTAGATAAGTGCACTATAATGCTCGGAAATTCAAGTGCGGGAATTGTTGAATTACCAAGTTTTAAAAAACCCTTCGTATGCATCGGTTCAAGGCAGAATAACAGATTGAGAGCAGGTAACACACTGAATGTTAATTGTGATATAGATGAGATTATTGATGCCGTTCATTTTGCAATGCATGATAGTTCATTTATAGAGAAAATAAAACATATACAAAATCCATATGGTGATGGATGCGCATCTGAAAAGATAGTGAGTCATATAATGCGAACCCTGGAGTCTATTGATGGAAATAATAACTGA
- a CDS encoding cytidylyltransferase domain-containing protein codes for MKIGFLITARLKSSRLPLKVIMDLNGKTVIERLIDRIKEIQGISEIVLCTSTHPQDKILVNIAKKNDIYYFCGDEVDVLKRLYDAGRFFGIDYFLGITADNPLISIYYSNLIVDEIQKGHYDFIEIDGLPLGSATYGMKIQALETMCEIKQIVDTEIWGYLIRRPEVFSIKTIGAKGKLCRPELRFTLDYLEDYEVMRAIHTNVPFKNVLNLADVIDYLDLHQSIVDINKNCVQLDVEDGVKKSIDEYYTNNLQQILDIKERVYRSYI; via the coding sequence ATGAAAATTGGCTTTTTAATAACTGCCCGGCTTAAGTCATCCCGACTTCCACTCAAAGTGATTATGGATCTGAATGGTAAGACTGTGATCGAACGTCTCATCGATAGAATCAAAGAGATTCAGGGAATTTCGGAAATTGTGCTCTGTACCTCAACTCATCCACAGGATAAAATTCTGGTGAATATCGCAAAAAAAAATGATATCTACTATTTCTGCGGAGATGAAGTTGATGTCCTCAAGCGTCTTTATGATGCAGGCCGTTTTTTTGGGATTGATTATTTTCTTGGAATAACAGCAGATAACCCTTTGATTTCAATATATTATTCCAACCTGATTGTTGATGAGATCCAGAAAGGCCACTATGATTTCATAGAGATTGATGGACTCCCCCTTGGGAGTGCAACATATGGGATGAAGATTCAGGCACTGGAAACAATGTGTGAGATTAAGCAGATTGTGGATACAGAAATTTGGGGGTATCTTATCAGACGTCCGGAAGTTTTTTCCATAAAAACAATTGGTGCAAAGGGGAAACTATGCCGTCCTGAATTGCGGTTTACGCTGGATTACCTGGAAGATTATGAGGTGATGAGAGCCATCCATACAAATGTACCGTTTAAAAATGTGTTAAATCTTGCAGATGTAATCGATTATCTGGATCTACACCAAAGCATTGTAGATATAAATAAAAACTGTGTACAATTAGATGTAGAGGATGGTGTGAAAAAAAGCATTGATGAGTATTATACTAATAATCTTCAACAGATATTGGATATTAAGGAAAGAGTCTATAGATCATATATCTGA
- a CDS encoding DegT/DnrJ/EryC1/StrS family aminotransferase, translating into MWNIPLFKMYYDEDDIESVSAALRSGMNWAVGSDVTSFENELAEYIGTRYCLTFNSGTSALHTALLAHGIGAGDEVIVPSFTFIATANAPLFVGARPVFADIEETTLGLDPDSVLEQITPRTRVLMPVHYGGCPCMIRELREIADDHNLILIEDAAEALGASIEGKKVGSYGDSSMLSFCQNKVITTGEGGALVTDDRDLYERSKLIRSHGRLETADYFSSCVSMDYITLGYNFRLSNIAAALGRAQLRKVDQIIAMRKAIAGLYTTLLQEKVPEISVMSPPDGYMHVNQLFSVRVPQRDGLMKYLAEQGIMSKIYFDPVHLTQHYRSLPGYDVSLPITETVTGDILSLPIYPGMPEEEVIRVVDTMAEYYAVK; encoded by the coding sequence ATGTGGAACATACCCCTCTTTAAAATGTACTACGATGAAGATGACATCGAATCAGTCTCCGCCGCTCTTCGCTCAGGCATGAACTGGGCCGTTGGATCTGACGTGACATCATTTGAAAACGAGCTGGCAGAATACATCGGCACCAGATATTGCCTTACCTTCAACTCCGGTACATCAGCGTTGCACACAGCCTTGCTGGCGCACGGAATCGGCGCTGGGGATGAGGTCATTGTCCCGTCATTCACCTTCATTGCTACAGCGAACGCACCGCTTTTCGTTGGGGCACGCCCGGTCTTTGCCGATATCGAGGAGACGACACTCGGCCTTGACCCGGATAGTGTTCTTGAGCAGATCACTCCACGAACCCGTGTACTCATGCCTGTTCACTATGGGGGGTGCCCCTGTATGATTCGGGAGCTCCGGGAGATTGCTGATGACCATAATCTCATCCTCATCGAAGATGCCGCAGAGGCGTTAGGTGCCTCTATTGAAGGCAAAAAGGTTGGATCGTATGGTGACTCATCGATGCTCAGCTTCTGCCAGAACAAAGTGATTACGACCGGTGAGGGAGGGGCTCTTGTTACAGATGATCGTGATCTCTATGAGAGGTCAAAACTGATCCGCTCACACGGCAGGCTGGAGACCGCAGATTATTTCTCTTCATGCGTAAGCATGGATTATATCACGCTGGGATATAACTTCAGGCTCTCCAATATTGCTGCTGCCCTGGGCCGGGCACAGCTTCGGAAGGTTGATCAAATCATCGCCATGCGAAAGGCTATTGCAGGATTGTATACAACACTGCTTCAGGAAAAAGTGCCTGAGATCTCGGTCATGAGTCCTCCGGATGGTTATATGCATGTGAATCAGTTATTTTCAGTACGTGTACCACAGAGGGATGGTCTCATGAAGTATCTGGCAGAACAGGGGATTATGAGCAAGATCTATTTTGATCCTGTGCATCTGACACAGCATTACCGTTCTCTGCCCGGATATGATGTCTCACTTCCTATTACTGAGACGGTGACTGGAGATATTCTGAGCCTGCCAATCTACCCGGGGATGCCAGAAGAGGAAGTGATCCGGGTGGTTGATACAATGGCAGAGTACTATGCGGTGAAGTAG